Proteins from a single region of Bdellovibrio bacteriovorus HD100:
- a CDS encoding acetyl-CoA carboxylase biotin carboxyl carrier protein subunit: protein MYFEAELKGKKFKVDVTEHRTTWKVSLQEEGKDWIHYDISKNDYKQAEQYISFLFGGKSYLIDVIGQDTEYTVFTRNSFRTIKVFNDEMLLHESLKKGGGFGGDQELKSGMPGKIIEIFAKEGEIVKANKPLLIMEAMKMENEMRASRDVKIKEIRVKQGDSVESGAVLIKFEEP from the coding sequence ATGTACTTTGAGGCAGAACTTAAAGGTAAAAAATTTAAAGTGGATGTGACCGAGCACCGCACGACCTGGAAGGTTTCCTTGCAGGAAGAGGGCAAAGACTGGATCCACTATGACATCTCCAAAAACGACTACAAACAGGCCGAGCAGTACATCAGCTTCCTGTTTGGCGGTAAGTCCTATCTGATCGACGTGATCGGACAGGACACCGAGTACACGGTCTTTACGCGTAACTCTTTCCGCACCATCAAAGTCTTCAATGATGAAATGCTTCTGCATGAATCCCTGAAGAAAGGGGGCGGTTTCGGTGGCGATCAGGAACTGAAATCCGGTATGCCTGGTAAAATCATCGAAATCTTCGCCAAAGAAGGTGAGATCGTGAAGGCCAACAAGCCATTGCTGATCATGGAAGCGATGAAGATGGAAAACGAAATGCGTGCATCCCGCGATGTAAAAATCAAAGAGATCCGCGTGAAACAGGGCGATTCAGTGGAATCCGGCGCTGTTTTGATCAAGTTCGAAGAACCGTAG
- the tatC gene encoding twin-arginine translocase subunit TatC encodes MRREELDSKAQSLYEHLSDLRKCLINCVWILLIATGICYGFSEKIFDFVREPIRPYLPGGGLIYTGPLDKFIAHLKLSFVCGILLSCPFWLYQVWKFIAPGLYAKERKYTMGFIFSGTGLFVLGAAFSYWIALPMAFQFLMTYGGEVDKPMISIDQYMGFFTQMCLMFGVAFELPLVIVVLGMMGIVSQSFLRKNRRYAIMTIATIAAIITPPDLLSMVMMLAPMWVLFEAAVLIVGIFEKKREDAYAVNERE; translated from the coding sequence ATGAGACGCGAAGAACTCGATTCCAAAGCCCAATCTTTGTATGAGCACCTGTCAGATCTTCGTAAATGTCTGATCAATTGTGTTTGGATTCTGCTGATCGCAACGGGCATCTGCTACGGCTTCAGTGAAAAGATTTTCGATTTCGTGCGTGAGCCGATCCGCCCGTACCTTCCTGGTGGCGGTCTGATCTATACCGGCCCGTTGGATAAATTCATTGCCCATCTGAAGCTTTCTTTCGTATGTGGGATCTTGCTGTCTTGCCCTTTCTGGCTTTATCAGGTGTGGAAGTTCATTGCTCCGGGCCTTTACGCCAAAGAGCGCAAATACACCATGGGTTTTATTTTCTCGGGCACGGGTTTGTTTGTGTTGGGGGCGGCATTTTCTTACTGGATCGCGCTTCCGATGGCCTTCCAGTTTTTGATGACCTATGGTGGTGAGGTCGATAAACCCATGATTTCCATCGACCAGTACATGGGTTTCTTCACCCAGATGTGTCTGATGTTTGGTGTGGCCTTTGAATTGCCGTTGGTGATCGTGGTTCTGGGAATGATGGGCATTGTGTCCCAGTCCTTCCTGCGCAAGAACCGCCGCTATGCGATTATGACAATTGCAACAATTGCGGCGATCATCACTCCGCCGGACCTGCTGAGCATGGTGATGATGTTGGCGCCGATGTGGGTTCTATTTGAGGCCGCAGTCCTGATCGTCGGCATCTTTGAAAAGAAACGAGAAGACGCTTACGCTGTGAACGAGCGCGAGTAG
- a CDS encoding S8 family peptidase gives MDVQKILSAVACVFVFAACSQKSAETVFPENGALDSSACRGQALENKFIVQWEDGSFTTETAANAEEFKEKFIKPQLENIKHVDYDRVIQLQRSSEVSATAFTDSWGQQRIGAPAVWSQGVYGQGVKVAVVDAYVDVSHPQLLPRIAVNTGEIPNNGIDDDKNGIVDDYYGAAFVSQPGNNQTPSSHGSHVAGVIAADSRYGSIEGVAPQAQIIPAQFIANDGGGSLGDAVLAMQYSASRGAKIINASWGGAPCVASLRNAFVELEKKGILVVVAAGNDGRDVDVYPEFPASFNMANQITVAAASVSDFMTSWSNSGFSLVHVAAPGERILSTVPGGSTAYMEGTSMAAPFVSGAAALVWSAKPTATAVQVKEAILKSVDVSSGHEFKVNTRGRINVEKALQYIQQLVP, from the coding sequence ATGGATGTTCAAAAAATTCTCTCGGCGGTCGCTTGCGTCTTTGTATTTGCAGCTTGTAGCCAGAAATCCGCTGAAACAGTCTTTCCAGAAAATGGCGCGCTTGATTCCAGCGCCTGTCGTGGTCAGGCTCTTGAAAACAAATTCATCGTGCAATGGGAAGACGGCAGTTTCACAACTGAAACCGCGGCCAATGCCGAAGAATTCAAAGAAAAATTCATCAAACCTCAATTGGAGAATATCAAACACGTTGATTACGATCGCGTGATCCAACTGCAAAGATCCAGCGAAGTGTCGGCGACAGCCTTCACCGACAGCTGGGGCCAGCAGCGCATTGGCGCCCCGGCGGTGTGGAGCCAGGGTGTTTACGGTCAGGGCGTGAAAGTCGCCGTGGTGGATGCTTACGTGGATGTGTCCCATCCCCAGCTGCTTCCGCGCATTGCCGTGAACACGGGTGAAATCCCAAACAACGGAATTGATGACGATAAAAATGGCATTGTGGATGACTATTATGGTGCCGCCTTTGTTTCCCAACCAGGCAACAATCAGACTCCAAGCTCGCACGGATCACACGTGGCGGGGGTCATTGCTGCCGACTCACGCTATGGCTCAATTGAAGGTGTGGCACCTCAGGCGCAGATCATTCCCGCGCAGTTCATTGCCAATGATGGCGGTGGATCTTTGGGGGATGCCGTTCTTGCCATGCAGTACTCTGCCAGTCGTGGTGCCAAGATCATCAACGCCAGCTGGGGTGGAGCTCCGTGTGTGGCCTCTTTGCGAAACGCTTTTGTAGAGCTTGAGAAAAAGGGCATTCTGGTTGTCGTCGCTGCCGGTAATGATGGGCGCGATGTGGATGTATATCCGGAATTCCCCGCGTCCTTCAATATGGCCAATCAGATCACAGTGGCGGCTGCTTCGGTTTCTGACTTCATGACCTCTTGGTCCAACAGTGGTTTTTCTCTGGTGCACGTGGCGGCTCCGGGGGAAAGAATTCTTTCCACCGTGCCGGGCGGATCCACCGCTTACATGGAAGGAACCAGCATGGCAGCACCGTTCGTCAGTGGTGCCGCAGCCCTGGTTTGGAGTGCCAAACCGACGGCCACGGCAGTGCAAGTTAAAGAGGCAATTTTGAAGTCTGTGGACGTGTCTTCCGGACACGAGTTTAAAGTAAATACTCGAGGGCGCATCAATGTCGAAAAGGCGCTTCAGTACATTCAGCAGTTAGTTCCGTAA
- the accC gene encoding acetyl-CoA carboxylase biotin carboxylase subunit produces MFKKILIANRGEIAIRITRACRELGIGSVAVFSDADRDSLHVFLADEAYHIGPSPSRESYLNYNKIIEVCKKAGVDAVHPGYGFLSENTTFAQALKDAGITFIGPTVANIEAMGDKLSAKALMKKAGVPTVPGSDGGVESVEEAQKIAEQIGLPIIIKASAGGGGKGMRVVRQMDELESAFRACRSEGQNYFADPTVYIEKFINDPKHIEIQVFGDTHNNHVHLFERECSVQRRHQKIIEECPSPSVPHEVRLRMGEAAVRAAKQINYVGAGTIEFIFDNATKEFYFMEMNTRLQVEHPITEIVTGYDLVKEQIYVAAGKPLSFKQEDIKQKGHAIEARICAEDPITYKPHPGVIRACRHPQGPFMRVDSYAYPGYEVPIFYDPMIAKVITWGETREEAIDRMQRALSEFVLTGIKTNIVLHKTILDHPKFRDGSYTTQFIEKNFEVIEPNLFKEVEDPVFLIAAAITAYNDRKSKDVRQLNLTSNWKRISRKLQLRT; encoded by the coding sequence TTGTTTAAAAAAATCCTGATCGCCAACCGCGGGGAAATCGCCATCCGTATCACTCGCGCCTGCCGCGAGCTGGGTATCGGCTCTGTGGCGGTGTTTTCCGATGCGGACCGCGACAGCTTGCACGTATTCCTGGCGGATGAGGCTTACCACATTGGCCCGTCCCCATCGCGAGAAAGTTACCTGAACTATAACAAGATCATCGAAGTCTGCAAAAAAGCCGGCGTGGACGCTGTTCACCCGGGTTACGGCTTCCTGTCTGAAAACACCACTTTTGCGCAAGCTTTGAAAGATGCAGGCATCACCTTCATCGGTCCAACGGTTGCGAATATTGAAGCCATGGGGGATAAACTTTCCGCCAAGGCTTTGATGAAAAAAGCCGGTGTTCCGACGGTTCCAGGCTCTGACGGCGGGGTTGAATCCGTTGAAGAAGCCCAGAAGATCGCAGAACAAATCGGTCTGCCTATCATCATCAAGGCTTCTGCCGGCGGTGGTGGTAAAGGGATGCGTGTAGTTCGTCAGATGGACGAACTGGAAAGCGCTTTCCGTGCGTGCCGTTCTGAAGGCCAGAACTATTTCGCGGATCCGACTGTTTACATCGAAAAATTCATCAACGATCCGAAACACATCGAGATCCAGGTGTTTGGCGACACTCATAACAACCACGTTCACCTGTTTGAACGTGAGTGCTCTGTGCAGCGCCGTCACCAGAAGATCATCGAGGAATGTCCGTCCCCTTCTGTGCCTCACGAAGTGCGCCTGCGCATGGGTGAAGCCGCTGTTCGCGCAGCAAAACAGATCAACTATGTGGGCGCGGGAACGATTGAGTTCATCTTTGATAACGCCACCAAGGAATTCTACTTCATGGAGATGAACACTCGTCTTCAGGTGGAACATCCGATCACGGAAATCGTGACTGGTTATGACCTGGTGAAAGAGCAGATCTATGTGGCTGCGGGCAAACCTTTGAGCTTCAAACAAGAAGACATCAAACAAAAAGGCCACGCCATCGAAGCCCGTATCTGTGCGGAAGACCCGATCACGTATAAACCGCACCCTGGTGTGATCCGCGCCTGCCGTCACCCGCAAGGTCCGTTTATGCGTGTGGATTCCTACGCTTACCCGGGCTACGAAGTGCCTATCTTCTACGATCCAATGATCGCCAAAGTGATCACTTGGGGTGAGACGCGCGAAGAGGCCATCGACAGAATGCAACGTGCCCTGAGTGAGTTCGTGCTGACCGGTATTAAAACCAATATCGTTCTGCATAAAACCATCCTGGATCACCCGAAATTCCGTGATGGCTCTTACACGACTCAGTTTATTGAAAAGAACTTCGAAGTTATCGAACCAAATCTTTTCAAAGAAGTTGAAGACCCAGTATTCCTGATCGCGGCGGCAATCACTGCTTACAACGATCGTAAATCCAAAGACGTTCGCCAGCTGAACCTGACTTCCAACTGGAAGCGTATCAGCCGCAAACTTCAATTGAGGACGTAA
- a CDS encoding acyl-CoA carboxylase subunit beta, whose product MSTEVSSGIQARLADLEKRNEAAMAGGGAARLAKHKQGGRLTARERVDVLLDPGSFVEMDRFVSHRCTNFGMDKNVVPGDGVITGYGRINGKLVYLSSQDFTVIGGSMSRTQANKICKVMDLAMKNGAPFISINDSGGARIQEGIESLGGYADIFTRNTMASGLIPQITAIMGPCAGGAVYSPSITDFVFMVKNTSYMFVTGPDVIKTVTHEDVTKEELGGATTHSAKSGVAHFAAEDDKHCLLLIREMMNFLPSNNLDDAPVLPTNDRPDRLTEALNNLIPENPKKPYDMISVITECVDEGYFLEVHKHFAQNLIVGFARFNGRPVGIVANQPNILAGCLNIEASRKGARFIRFCDAFNIPVVSFVDVPGFLPGKDQEWNGIITHGAKLLYAYAEATVPKITVITRKAYGGAYIVMGSKLLRSDVNLAYPSAEIAVMGADGAVSIIFREEINKAKDPVAERARLTAEYEAKFSNPYVSAELGYTDEVIEPAMTRKRIIDSLEMLKHKRDITPAKKHGNIPL is encoded by the coding sequence ATGAGCACAGAAGTTTCATCTGGCATTCAAGCACGATTGGCAGATCTTGAGAAAAGAAACGAAGCCGCAATGGCCGGTGGTGGCGCAGCTCGTTTGGCGAAACACAAACAAGGTGGTCGTCTGACTGCACGCGAGCGCGTGGATGTTTTGCTGGATCCAGGCAGCTTTGTTGAAATGGATCGTTTTGTTTCTCACCGTTGCACAAACTTCGGCATGGATAAAAACGTGGTTCCTGGTGATGGTGTCATCACGGGTTACGGTCGTATCAACGGCAAACTGGTTTATTTGTCTTCCCAGGATTTCACCGTGATCGGTGGATCCATGTCCCGCACTCAAGCCAACAAGATCTGCAAAGTGATGGATCTGGCGATGAAAAACGGGGCTCCCTTCATCTCTATCAATGACTCTGGTGGCGCGCGTATCCAGGAAGGTATCGAATCCCTGGGTGGTTACGCGGACATCTTCACTCGCAACACCATGGCTTCTGGCTTGATCCCGCAGATCACCGCTATCATGGGCCCGTGCGCGGGTGGTGCGGTTTACTCCCCGTCTATCACTGACTTTGTCTTCATGGTGAAAAACACCTCTTACATGTTCGTGACCGGTCCTGATGTTATCAAGACTGTGACTCACGAAGATGTGACCAAGGAAGAACTGGGTGGAGCGACCACTCACTCTGCAAAATCCGGCGTGGCTCACTTTGCTGCTGAAGATGACAAGCACTGCTTGCTTCTGATCCGCGAGATGATGAACTTCCTTCCGTCCAACAATCTTGACGATGCTCCGGTTCTTCCAACCAACGACCGTCCGGACCGCCTGACAGAAGCCCTGAACAATCTGATTCCGGAAAATCCAAAGAAACCTTACGACATGATCTCTGTTATCACAGAGTGCGTGGATGAGGGTTACTTCCTGGAAGTGCACAAACACTTCGCTCAGAATCTGATCGTGGGCTTTGCACGCTTCAACGGCCGTCCTGTGGGTATCGTGGCGAATCAGCCCAACATCCTTGCTGGCTGCTTGAACATCGAAGCGTCCCGCAAAGGTGCTCGTTTCATCCGCTTCTGTGACGCTTTCAACATCCCGGTTGTTTCCTTCGTGGACGTACCAGGCTTCCTGCCGGGTAAAGACCAGGAATGGAACGGCATCATCACTCACGGTGCGAAGCTTCTTTATGCCTATGCTGAGGCAACGGTGCCTAAAATCACAGTGATCACCCGTAAAGCTTACGGCGGTGCTTACATCGTTATGGGCTCGAAACTTCTTCGCTCTGACGTGAACCTGGCTTACCCGTCTGCAGAAATCGCGGTTATGGGTGCTGACGGTGCAGTAAGCATCATCTTCCGTGAAGAGATCAACAAAGCCAAAGACCCTGTAGCCGAGCGTGCGCGCCTGACGGCAGAGTACGAAGCCAAGTTCAGCAATCCTTACGTGTCTGCAGAACTGGGCTACACGGATGAGGTTATTGAACCTGCGATGACTCGTAAACGCATCATCGACTCTTTGGAAATGCTGAAACATAAACGTGATATCACTCCGGCTAAAAAGCACGGAAACATCCCTCTGTAG
- a CDS encoding Sec-independent protein translocase subunit TatA/TatB, translating into MFGLGMSEIIFLAVLALIVIGPKELPELARTLGRFLNELKRSTDSMGDELKQQMRLDKLDKLDRLNMDTIRNPQQQAHQNEAEQAPLAASTEAAPIVEEQLEFPQATTDEKSEEQKPS; encoded by the coding sequence ATGTTTGGCTTAGGTATGTCTGAAATTATCTTCCTTGCGGTTCTTGCCCTGATTGTGATCGGGCCCAAAGAACTTCCGGAACTGGCAAGGACTCTGGGGCGCTTTCTCAACGAGTTGAAAAGAAGCACCGATTCCATGGGTGATGAACTCAAGCAACAGATGCGCCTGGATAAATTAGACAAGCTCGACAGGTTGAACATGGACACCATCCGCAATCCTCAACAACAAGCCCATCAGAACGAAGCAGAGCAAGCGCCGCTGGCTGCTTCCACTGAGGCCGCGCCGATCGTTGAAGAGCAGCTGGAGTTCCCGCAAGCCACCACTGACGAAAAATCAGAAGAACAGAAGCCTTCATGA
- a CDS encoding purine-nucleoside phosphorylase has translation MLEKLRESKLVLNKLQESMTYIRTKTSAKPKIGVVLGSGLGAFVKEVEVETTIPYKDIPHFSPPTVEGHSGNLIFGKINGQSIAILQGRNHYYEGHSMESVVFPTRTLAMLGVETLILTNSAGGFGENMQAGDFMVIEDHINLMGTNPLMGPNIKELGPRFPDMTEAYDKRLIQIMEDVLMKQGTRYHKGVYCGVSGPTYETPSEVRYLKLIGGKAVGMSTVPETIAANHLGLRVAALSCITNLAAGISSQKLSHNEVTETAKQVEMQFSSFLREFIAHI, from the coding sequence ATGCTCGAGAAATTAAGGGAGAGTAAATTGGTACTCAATAAGCTACAAGAATCCATGACCTACATCCGCACCAAGACTTCGGCAAAACCGAAAATCGGTGTTGTATTGGGATCGGGCCTTGGCGCTTTTGTGAAAGAAGTGGAAGTTGAAACGACCATTCCTTACAAAGACATTCCTCACTTCTCCCCTCCGACTGTCGAAGGACATTCCGGAAATCTGATCTTCGGTAAAATCAACGGCCAATCCATCGCGATCCTTCAGGGTCGCAACCACTACTACGAAGGCCACAGCATGGAAAGTGTTGTGTTCCCGACTCGTACTTTGGCGATGCTGGGTGTGGAAACTTTGATTCTGACCAACTCTGCCGGTGGTTTCGGTGAAAACATGCAGGCCGGTGACTTCATGGTCATCGAAGATCACATCAACCTGATGGGCACGAATCCTTTGATGGGTCCGAACATCAAGGAACTGGGTCCTCGTTTCCCGGACATGACGGAAGCTTACGACAAGCGCCTGATCCAGATCATGGAAGATGTCTTGATGAAACAAGGTACACGCTATCACAAAGGTGTGTACTGCGGTGTGAGCGGTCCTACTTATGAAACTCCGTCTGAAGTTCGTTACTTGAAACTGATTGGCGGTAAAGCGGTCGGCATGAGCACGGTTCCTGAAACCATCGCAGCCAACCACCTGGGTCTGCGTGTTGCGGCTCTTTCTTGCATCACCAATTTGGCGGCAGGGATTTCCTCTCAGAAGCTTTCCCACAACGAAGTGACAGAGACAGCCAAGCAGGTAGAGATGCAATTCTCCTCGTTTTTGCGCGAGTTTATCGCTCATATCTAA
- the hemW gene encoding radical SAM family heme chaperone HemW: protein MAFGVYIHIPYCIQRCTYCDFATYEQSKILPPDQYVELLFKEIRQKHRYYTPQSLDTIYFGGGTPSLIPANLIVAIIKELGRYGFTTRPDTEITIEINPATVSKEKLKTYLDNGINRFSVGAQTFDDRLLKMVHREHSAKQTLETLDLLRAHGVNFSFDILFALPSQTVEGLRRDVEIAVEQGAKHISPYCLTVPDGHPLSKGRPIDDEQVEMFDIIADELTRKGFQQYEVSNFALPGFESRHNMLYWVDEPYWSLGLSSHSYSKESAWGTRYWNINSINEYQKQILAFDGQEFDSPVRHLPSNQVEVLQMHQALTDFCHTSMRLMRGLNVEQLQAKFPQNVSEKVLQIMKNLEQKSWIRFDNGHWSLTREGLVLSNRVFQELTFLQEDL from the coding sequence ATGGCATTTGGCGTCTATATCCACATTCCCTACTGTATCCAGCGCTGCACTTACTGCGATTTTGCCACCTATGAGCAAAGCAAGATTCTGCCGCCGGATCAGTACGTCGAACTCCTGTTTAAGGAAATTCGCCAGAAGCACCGCTATTACACTCCCCAAAGTCTGGACACCATTTACTTTGGTGGAGGCACACCGAGCCTCATCCCTGCAAATCTCATTGTAGCGATTATCAAAGAGCTGGGTAGATATGGATTTACAACTAGACCTGACACGGAAATCACGATTGAGATCAATCCGGCGACTGTCAGCAAAGAAAAATTGAAGACCTATCTGGATAACGGCATCAACCGTTTCAGTGTGGGCGCTCAAACCTTTGATGACCGCCTGTTGAAAATGGTTCATCGCGAACATTCAGCAAAACAAACCCTGGAAACTCTCGACCTTCTTCGGGCCCACGGAGTGAATTTCAGCTTTGATATTCTGTTTGCACTGCCTTCGCAAACCGTGGAAGGCCTGCGCCGGGATGTGGAAATCGCCGTTGAACAGGGGGCCAAACATATCAGCCCTTATTGTCTGACAGTTCCTGATGGCCATCCTTTGTCAAAAGGCCGCCCGATTGACGACGAACAAGTCGAGATGTTTGACATCATCGCCGATGAGCTGACCCGCAAAGGCTTTCAACAGTACGAAGTATCGAACTTTGCCCTGCCGGGCTTTGAGTCCCGTCATAACATGCTTTATTGGGTCGACGAACCTTATTGGAGCCTGGGCCTCAGCTCGCATTCCTATTCCAAAGAATCCGCCTGGGGCACACGTTACTGGAATATTAACTCCATCAATGAATACCAGAAACAGATTCTGGCATTTGACGGGCAGGAATTTGATTCCCCGGTGCGCCATCTGCCATCGAATCAGGTGGAAGTTCTGCAAATGCATCAGGCTCTTACAGACTTTTGTCATACTTCGATGCGTCTGATGCGCGGACTCAATGTCGAGCAGCTGCAAGCCAAATTCCCGCAGAATGTCAGTGAAAAGGTCCTGCAAATCATGAAAAATCTGGAGCAAAAATCCTGGATTCGCTTTGACAACGGGCATTGGTCACTGACGCGTGAGGGCCTTGTGCTGAGCAACCGTGTTTTCCAGGAACTGACTTTCCTTCAAGAAGATCTCTAA
- a CDS encoding M16 family metallopeptidase, with product MSKKFQLKNGLKVLLLESHKSPVVSVQMWVKTGSADEKKTEEGISHFIEHLVFKGTRKYKVGEIAATVEGSGGELNAYTSFDQTVFYVTISKQFSDVALDVISEMMGYPTFDPQEIDNEREVVLEEIKRGQDSPGRRASQLLFTNVFQKSPYGIPVIGYDKVVKKVSAKKIREFYQSRYVPSNMFLVVSGDFDSKEMKNRVQQMFGGFAPYKLRKVARKKEPAQKTIRIKVEQAKFEQTTAYLTWRIPSVKHKDIAALEVMSAILGQGDSCRLMQTLRIKEPLTNSVGSFAYSMQDDGLFAVSLGLEKENLTKALSALIPELVRIVTEPPTVAEMQKAITNFASHEVYSMETVDNIARKAGSNEFYYGDHDYYKKYMKQVYALKPEDIQKIAKKYLKADSFGLSMMTNMDKKNADRILKAFAKDLRKALREAKAVKQKAPRFAAKKFNINAGAAKGVPTTERIVLDSGATLLIREQSDTPYVAMKAAFLGGARVEPEGQNGLTELFARNWMSGSKNFTEDDINLRVDELAAGIGAFGGRNSAGLSMDYLSPFEDKMLEIYADSLLEPQFPEIILEREKVVLKNQIKARNDNPAQLCILAFMQEIFKGHPYARDLVGSETTVNAITSADLLGYYKKIAMAKNVTFSVVGDVDTKKWVKTLNEITKELPKGERVKNHFAAPKITESKHLFRELKKEQSHIIVGYQGLTLSSPERYTMEIIQSILSGQGGRLFIELRDKNSLAYSVSPMHMEGIERGYFGGYIGCSPEKSEKAIQMLKAEFNKLASTKISPEELVRAQRYLIGRHDIELQRKSTIGNAILFDDIYGLDYRESLDVADKYFAVSPEDVQKLAQKIFAQPAIVSLVGPTDVKS from the coding sequence ATGTCTAAGAAATTTCAACTAAAAAACGGTCTGAAAGTCCTTTTACTGGAAAGCCACAAGTCTCCGGTGGTCTCAGTGCAAATGTGGGTGAAAACAGGCTCGGCAGATGAAAAAAAGACCGAAGAGGGGATCTCTCACTTTATCGAGCATTTGGTGTTTAAAGGGACCCGCAAGTACAAGGTGGGCGAGATCGCGGCCACCGTGGAAGGCTCCGGCGGGGAGCTGAATGCCTACACCTCTTTTGACCAAACCGTGTTTTATGTGACCATTTCCAAACAATTCTCGGATGTCGCCCTGGATGTGATCAGTGAAATGATGGGCTATCCCACTTTTGATCCACAGGAAATCGACAATGAACGCGAAGTCGTTCTGGAAGAGATCAAACGCGGGCAGGACAGCCCGGGCCGCCGTGCCAGTCAGCTGCTTTTCACCAACGTCTTCCAAAAGAGCCCTTACGGCATTCCGGTGATTGGTTATGACAAGGTCGTTAAAAAGGTTTCTGCCAAAAAAATCCGTGAGTTCTATCAGTCGCGTTATGTGCCATCAAATATGTTCTTGGTGGTGTCCGGCGACTTTGATTCGAAAGAAATGAAGAACCGCGTGCAGCAGATGTTTGGCGGCTTTGCTCCGTACAAACTGCGTAAAGTGGCGCGCAAAAAAGAGCCGGCGCAAAAAACCATCCGCATCAAGGTGGAGCAGGCGAAGTTTGAGCAGACCACCGCTTATCTGACCTGGAGAATCCCCAGCGTGAAACACAAGGACATCGCGGCCCTGGAGGTGATGTCAGCCATTCTGGGTCAGGGGGATTCCTGCCGCCTGATGCAGACCTTGCGTATCAAGGAGCCACTGACAAACTCGGTGGGGTCTTTTGCGTATTCCATGCAGGATGACGGTCTGTTTGCCGTGTCCTTGGGCCTTGAAAAGGAAAATCTGACCAAAGCGCTCAGTGCACTGATACCGGAACTGGTTCGGATTGTGACCGAACCTCCCACGGTGGCGGAAATGCAAAAAGCGATCACCAATTTTGCCAGCCACGAAGTGTATTCCATGGAGACTGTGGATAACATTGCGAGAAAAGCCGGAAGCAATGAATTCTATTACGGCGATCATGACTACTACAAAAAGTACATGAAGCAGGTCTATGCGCTGAAACCGGAAGACATTCAGAAGATCGCCAAAAAATATCTGAAGGCAGACAGCTTTGGTCTGTCCATGATGACAAACATGGATAAGAAAAACGCGGACCGTATCCTGAAAGCCTTTGCCAAAGACTTAAGGAAAGCCCTGCGTGAAGCAAAAGCCGTAAAACAAAAAGCACCGCGCTTTGCTGCCAAGAAGTTCAATATCAATGCCGGCGCAGCCAAGGGTGTTCCAACCACGGAGCGCATTGTTCTTGATTCCGGCGCGACCCTGTTGATCCGGGAACAAAGCGATACGCCGTATGTGGCGATGAAAGCCGCGTTCCTGGGCGGGGCGCGTGTCGAACCAGAGGGCCAAAACGGTCTGACGGAACTTTTTGCCAGAAACTGGATGTCGGGATCGAAAAACTTTACTGAAGATGACATCAATCTGCGTGTGGATGAGCTGGCAGCGGGGATTGGTGCCTTTGGCGGCAGAAACTCGGCGGGTCTTTCGATGGACTATCTGTCGCCGTTTGAAGACAAGATGCTGGAGATCTATGCCGATTCCCTGCTGGAGCCCCAGTTCCCGGAAATCATTCTGGAGCGCGAAAAGGTTGTTCTGAAAAATCAGATCAAGGCCCGCAATGACAATCCAGCCCAGCTTTGTATTTTGGCCTTCATGCAGGAGATCTTTAAAGGTCACCCGTATGCACGCGATCTGGTGGGCAGTGAAACCACGGTCAATGCCATCACGTCCGCAGACTTGCTTGGTTATTATAAAAAGATCGCCATGGCGAAGAACGTGACATTCTCGGTGGTGGGCGATGTGGACACCAAGAAATGGGTGAAGACGCTGAATGAAATCACCAAAGAGCTTCCCAAAGGGGAGCGCGTGAAAAATCATTTCGCCGCACCTAAAATCACCGAATCCAAACACCTGTTCCGCGAACTTAAAAAAGAACAAAGCCACATCATCGTGGGCTATCAGGGGCTGACACTTTCAAGCCCTGAGCGCTACACGATGGAGATCATTCAGTCCATTCTGAGTGGCCAGGGTGGAAGACTGTTCATCGAGCTTCGCGACAAAAACTCTTTGGCTTATTCCGTGTCGCCGATGCACATGGAAGGGATTGAGCGTGGATATTTCGGTGGATATATTGGTTGTTCGCCAGAAAAGTCCGAAAAGGCCATTCAGATGCTGAAAGCGGAATTCAACAAACTGGCGAGCACTAAAATTTCACCGGAAGAACTGGTGCGCGCGCAGAGATATCTGATCGGCCGACACGATATCGAGCTGCAAAGAAAAAGCACTATTGGCAATGCGATCTTGTTCGATGATATCTACGGCCTGGATTACCGAGAAAGCCTGGATGTGGCCGACAAGTACTTTGCAGTGAGCCCGGAAGATGTGCAGAAGCTGGCGCAAAAAATCTTTGCCCAGCCGGCCATCGTCAGTCTGGTGGGTCCGACGGATGTGAAATCCTAA